One genomic segment of Brevibacillus laterosporus LMG 15441 includes these proteins:
- a CDS encoding SDR family NAD(P)-dependent oxidoreductase, with product MKNDDQFIYVTKQLGDMDKLLIKLMWEKCRGIQMFTSNSFDPATVITRIGIIDLYKKWVDETLAIFTRSGYLSFDGETYTVTKHTSIEDTSSWKEWEYRREEWLKDDNLKSQVVLVETMLGALPDMLTGKQPATDIMFPQSSMTLVEGVYKHNLLADYFNDVLAEKIVAFMQERINQSNVTSKSIRILEIGAGTGGTSASVLPRLKPFQEYIEEYCYTDLSLAFLRHGEKEYGSEYPFVTCKIFNIEQPVATQDIDPNGYDLVIATNVVHATKNIRHTLRNVKAAMKNNGLLLLNEIADRSVFTHLTFGFLQGWWMYEDTALRIPGCPGLYPDIWKKVLKSEGFHSIDFPVDEKNDYKQQIICAKSDGVTLQLQELGPVTAMADNKQDERKTPVAHKGHQQKQSEGESPKDKLGHMDITDQMIEEHLIQIIRESISEELKINEAMIHNDQSFSEYGVDSIIGIQLIQRINNKCHTRLQTTVVFDYNNVNQLVHYMITEYRQTLVALFDIQKPMDVSSSTKWNKEEDMQNNQRTVTATSEKMIQKSDSIKAGMKHSNEHSSLNRERSTFHRVLIESPGGIDDIQIVESDILELKEDEVRISVRAFSLNFGDLLCLQGLYPTMPPYPFTPGFEASGVVVEVGSAVSTIRPGDEVVYCGGEHLAGQASLLTCKAAYVFPKPSSLSFEEACSLPVVSMTVIAAFRRAQVKKGEKILIQTATGGVGLIAVQLAKHYGADIYATASSEHKLEYVKQMGVSHAINYMESDFEQEISRLTNGKGVDVVINTLAGDAIQKGLGCLARGGRYIEIAMTALKSAREIDLSILNNNQSFISLDLRKLMLEQPNALRDYRNEMLRLIKDNVIQPTIYQVFSFDEIKEAYQCMKNRENIGKIVVQLPKRYQYKPALAIQRDPIAIIGMSGRYAKSKTVHELWEHLAKGHDLVEDVSRWDLSPYYEEDASYCNQGSFVDRIDQFDPLFFNISGVEAMYMDPQQRIFLEESWKALEDAGYAGAGVQGKKCGVYVGCSGKDYQNLFDTKPPATSFWGNAASIIPARIAYYLDLQGPAIAVDTACSSSLVAIHLACQSLWTKEIEMALAGGVFLQSTPAFYLESNRAGMLSPAGRCHTFDERADGFVPGEGAGVIILKRLSDAIADRDHIYGVIRGSGVNQDGSTNGITAPSAKSQERLEREVYDTFNIQPRHIQMIEAHGTGTKLGDPIEFQALTRAFTKYTDEKNYCAIGSIKSNLGHLAFAAGVTGIIKILLSLQHKQIPPTLHFQKGNPNIEFEDSPFYVNTALTEWTAEPNKKRCAAISSFGFSGTNAHTVIEEAPRRQLTSSPKSGYLLTLSARTQDQLKQQVEQIIQYCEKAEQIHYGDMSYTLLLGRKHFNHRLAIVVHERNELVQVLKRWLEKGKAPDVYTSIVNKNEQREQIALKRYGNECLRNINGDMTANEYMEQLSILASLYTQGYELDFEHLFEEDHFARIPLPTYPFAKEFYWVPERDVDVIGDENKASQGTANEMPSLVPPHTSEIQEKVSQSDKLSAIDEEAIMVAPVWEPLCYDKQQMIPGLHENLVIVGGNESIWNEIRKQYPHARVLSIHHDDPVEEMVQIFSQLDPIDHMLWIAPEEQLPSLADDSIIEGQEKGVIYLFTIIKSLLALGYDRKQLGWTVITQKAQPLHKYEEVNPTHASIHGLMGTLAKEYSHWKIRVIDLESLASWPMQELFTLPSDADGNPYVYREQQWHQQELVPVRYNQQEETLYKTGGVYVVIGGAGGIGEVWSEYVIRMYEAKVIWIGRREKDANIQAKIDRLASIGPTPSYIAADATDQEELYRAYEEIKQQYGPIHGIVHSAIVLLDKSLANMEEERFRAGLRVKVDVSVNIAEVFQGEPLDFVLFFSSMNSFVKAAGQSNYVAGCTFKDAFASQLALEWPCAVKVMNWGYWGTVGTVASEEYQRRMKSRGVGSIEPAEAMKALEALLVGPMNQLAFAKMTTSSTWINVNKEHSFVLM from the coding sequence ATGAAAAATGATGATCAATTCATTTATGTGACTAAGCAATTGGGCGATATGGATAAGCTTCTCATCAAATTAATGTGGGAAAAATGTAGAGGGATACAGATGTTTACATCTAACTCCTTCGATCCAGCAACTGTCATTACAAGAATAGGAATCATCGATTTATATAAAAAATGGGTAGATGAGACGCTTGCTATATTTACGAGGAGTGGGTATTTGTCATTTGACGGCGAAACGTATACAGTCACGAAACATACATCTATTGAAGATACCAGCTCTTGGAAAGAGTGGGAATACCGAAGAGAAGAGTGGCTAAAGGATGATAACCTAAAATCTCAGGTTGTATTGGTAGAGACGATGCTAGGTGCATTACCTGACATGCTTACAGGGAAACAACCTGCCACCGATATCATGTTTCCCCAGTCATCTATGACTTTGGTGGAAGGAGTATATAAGCACAATTTACTCGCAGATTACTTTAATGATGTACTCGCTGAAAAAATAGTCGCGTTTATGCAGGAACGTATCAATCAAAGTAATGTTACAAGTAAATCAATCCGAATCTTAGAGATTGGAGCCGGGACGGGGGGAACCAGTGCTAGTGTTCTTCCTAGACTAAAGCCGTTTCAGGAGTATATCGAGGAATATTGCTATACAGATCTTTCTTTGGCTTTTCTTAGACATGGAGAGAAGGAATATGGCTCAGAGTATCCATTTGTCACATGTAAGATTTTTAATATTGAACAACCTGTTGCGACTCAGGATATTGATCCGAACGGATATGATTTGGTCATTGCTACAAATGTTGTGCATGCCACGAAAAATATCCGTCATACGCTACGCAATGTAAAAGCGGCAATGAAAAATAATGGTTTATTGCTATTAAATGAAATAGCTGATCGTTCTGTGTTTACACATCTTACCTTTGGCTTTTTACAAGGCTGGTGGATGTATGAAGATACAGCTCTACGTATTCCGGGCTGCCCAGGCTTATATCCAGATATCTGGAAAAAGGTACTAAAATCGGAAGGCTTCCATTCTATTGACTTCCCCGTAGATGAAAAAAACGATTATAAGCAACAGATTATCTGTGCAAAAAGCGATGGAGTCACCTTACAGCTTCAAGAACTCGGCCCTGTTACAGCTATGGCAGACAACAAACAAGACGAGAGAAAGACACCGGTTGCTCATAAGGGGCATCAACAAAAGCAGTCTGAAGGGGAAAGTCCGAAAGACAAGCTGGGGCATATGGATATAACGGATCAAATGATCGAGGAGCATCTTATCCAGATAATCCGAGAAAGCATTTCTGAAGAATTGAAGATCAACGAGGCAATGATTCACAATGATCAGAGTTTTTCGGAGTACGGTGTAGATTCCATTATAGGCATTCAACTTATTCAGCGCATTAATAATAAATGTCATACACGGCTGCAAACGACTGTTGTCTTTGATTATAATAACGTAAATCAATTGGTTCACTACATGATAACGGAATATAGACAGACATTAGTAGCTCTTTTTGATATCCAAAAACCTATGGATGTCTCAAGCTCAACGAAATGGAACAAAGAAGAGGACATGCAAAACAATCAACGAACAGTTACTGCAACTAGTGAAAAAATGATCCAAAAAAGTGATTCTATAAAAGCTGGCATGAAACATTCGAATGAACATTCATCCCTTAATAGGGAAAGGTCTACGTTTCATAGGGTGCTTATTGAATCCCCAGGGGGAATCGATGATATTCAGATTGTAGAATCAGATATTTTAGAATTGAAAGAAGATGAGGTAAGAATTTCGGTTCGAGCTTTTTCCTTAAATTTTGGGGACCTATTATGTTTACAAGGCTTATACCCGACTATGCCCCCCTATCCGTTTACTCCTGGATTTGAAGCTAGTGGTGTAGTAGTTGAAGTGGGGAGTGCAGTGAGCACGATCCGTCCTGGAGATGAGGTTGTGTATTGCGGGGGAGAGCATTTGGCTGGACAGGCCAGTTTACTTACATGTAAGGCAGCCTATGTTTTTCCTAAGCCTTCTTCGCTGTCCTTTGAGGAAGCATGCTCCTTACCGGTTGTATCGATGACGGTGATAGCTGCTTTTCGTAGAGCGCAGGTAAAGAAAGGCGAAAAAATTCTCATCCAAACAGCGACGGGCGGAGTTGGACTTATTGCTGTTCAACTGGCTAAGCATTATGGAGCTGACATTTATGCGACTGCAAGCTCTGAGCATAAGCTAGAGTATGTAAAGCAAATGGGTGTGTCACATGCGATTAATTACATGGAGTCTGATTTTGAGCAAGAAATCTCTCGACTGACGAATGGTAAGGGTGTTGATGTCGTCATCAATACGTTAGCAGGAGATGCTATTCAAAAAGGCTTAGGCTGTCTAGCAAGAGGTGGTAGATACATTGAAATTGCGATGACAGCACTGAAAAGCGCCCGAGAGATTGATTTGTCCATTTTAAACAACAATCAATCTTTTATAAGCCTTGATCTGAGAAAATTGATGCTGGAGCAGCCTAATGCACTACGTGATTATCGAAACGAGATGCTTCGATTAATAAAGGACAATGTGATTCAGCCGACTATCTATCAAGTATTTTCATTTGACGAGATAAAAGAAGCTTACCAATGTATGAAAAATCGAGAGAATATCGGAAAAATAGTCGTACAGCTACCTAAGCGATACCAATATAAACCAGCCCTAGCTATCCAGAGAGACCCCATTGCGATTATTGGGATGAGTGGAAGATATGCAAAATCTAAAACGGTTCATGAGCTATGGGAGCATCTAGCAAAGGGCCATGACCTCGTAGAAGACGTATCGCGTTGGGATCTCTCACCGTATTACGAAGAAGATGCATCCTATTGTAATCAGGGCAGTTTTGTTGATCGAATCGACCAATTTGATCCACTCTTCTTTAATATCTCAGGTGTTGAGGCCATGTATATGGACCCGCAGCAACGAATCTTTTTGGAGGAATCCTGGAAAGCATTAGAGGACGCTGGATATGCAGGAGCGGGAGTTCAGGGTAAAAAGTGTGGCGTGTATGTGGGCTGTAGCGGTAAAGACTATCAAAATTTATTCGATACGAAGCCTCCTGCCACTTCGTTTTGGGGAAATGCGGCTTCCATCATTCCAGCACGCATTGCATACTATCTCGATTTACAGGGTCCAGCGATAGCTGTAGATACTGCTTGTTCTAGTTCGTTAGTAGCGATCCATCTTGCTTGTCAAAGTCTTTGGACAAAAGAAATAGAAATGGCATTGGCCGGCGGTGTATTCCTTCAATCGACCCCTGCTTTTTACTTAGAGTCGAATCGAGCAGGGATGCTGTCTCCTGCTGGTCGCTGTCATACCTTTGACGAACGGGCGGATGGTTTTGTTCCCGGTGAGGGAGCGGGGGTCATCATACTGAAACGTTTGTCTGATGCCATCGCGGACCGGGATCATATTTATGGAGTGATTCGTGGTTCGGGAGTCAATCAGGATGGCAGTACAAATGGCATTACCGCACCTAGCGCCAAATCACAAGAACGATTGGAGCGAGAGGTATATGATACCTTTAACATTCAGCCCCGACACATTCAAATGATCGAGGCCCATGGAACAGGCACGAAGCTGGGGGATCCCATCGAATTTCAAGCCTTGACGCGGGCATTTACGAAATACACGGATGAAAAAAATTATTGTGCAATCGGATCAATAAAAAGTAACCTTGGACATTTAGCCTTTGCGGCCGGAGTCACAGGCATCATTAAAATTTTATTGTCTTTACAGCACAAACAGATTCCACCAACGCTACACTTTCAGAAGGGAAATCCAAATATCGAGTTTGAAGATAGTCCCTTTTATGTCAATACCGCACTGACAGAGTGGACGGCTGAACCAAACAAGAAGCGCTGTGCAGCTATTAGCTCATTTGGCTTTAGTGGAACAAATGCACATACGGTTATTGAAGAAGCGCCGAGAAGACAGCTAACATCCTCACCAAAATCAGGCTATTTACTAACATTATCCGCTCGTACACAAGACCAGTTAAAACAACAAGTAGAACAGATCATTCAGTATTGTGAAAAAGCAGAGCAGATTCACTATGGAGATATGAGTTATACCTTATTGTTGGGAAGAAAGCACTTTAATCACCGCTTAGCCATTGTGGTTCACGAGCGCAATGAACTCGTACAGGTCTTGAAAAGATGGCTAGAAAAAGGAAAAGCACCAGATGTATATACCTCTATCGTAAATAAAAATGAACAACGCGAGCAAATCGCATTAAAACGCTACGGAAATGAATGCTTACGAAATATAAATGGGGATATGACTGCCAATGAATATATGGAACAACTGTCTATTCTCGCGTCCTTGTATACCCAAGGATATGAATTAGATTTTGAGCATCTATTTGAAGAAGATCACTTTGCGAGAATCCCGCTTCCAACTTATCCGTTTGCTAAAGAGTTTTACTGGGTGCCTGAAAGAGACGTGGATGTCATTGGGGATGAGAATAAAGCAAGTCAAGGAACAGCAAATGAAATGCCTTCATTAGTGCCACCACATACATCCGAGATACAAGAAAAAGTGAGCCAGTCTGATAAGCTTTCCGCGATTGATGAAGAAGCTATTATGGTAGCGCCCGTTTGGGAGCCACTTTGTTATGACAAGCAGCAAATGATTCCTGGGCTACATGAAAATCTCGTCATAGTCGGAGGCAATGAAAGCATCTGGAATGAAATCCGAAAGCAATACCCGCATGCGCGTGTGCTATCCATTCATCATGATGATCCAGTTGAGGAAATGGTCCAGATATTCAGCCAGCTCGATCCCATCGATCATATGTTATGGATTGCACCAGAGGAGCAGTTGCCATCCCTCGCAGACGACAGCATCATCGAGGGACAGGAAAAAGGGGTAATTTATCTCTTTACAATCATCAAAAGCCTGTTAGCCCTAGGTTACGATCGTAAACAATTAGGCTGGACGGTTATTACCCAAAAAGCACAGCCTCTTCATAAATACGAGGAGGTAAATCCAACCCATGCCAGTATTCACGGCTTAATGGGGACGCTGGCCAAGGAATATAGCCATTGGAAAATCCGAGTCATTGACCTAGAATCCCTAGCGAGCTGGCCCATGCAGGAGCTGTTTACCCTGCCAAGTGATGCAGACGGGAACCCTTACGTTTATCGAGAACAGCAATGGCATCAGCAGGAGCTGGTTCCTGTACGTTATAACCAGCAGGAGGAAACCCTGTATAAAACCGGTGGCGTGTATGTGGTGATTGGAGGCGCCGGGGGAATTGGCGAGGTATGGAGTGAATACGTGATTCGAATGTATGAAGCTAAGGTGATTTGGATTGGCAGAAGAGAAAAGGATGCCAATATTCAAGCAAAGATAGACCGACTAGCATCAATTGGCCCTACACCTAGCTATATCGCGGCAGATGCAACAGACCAAGAAGAGCTGTACCGAGCCTATGAAGAAATCAAACAGCAATACGGCCCCATTCATGGAATCGTCCATTCTGCCATCGTACTGCTGGATAAAAGTCTAGCGAATATGGAGGAGGAAAGATTCCGAGCTGGGCTTCGTGTCAAAGTAGACGTGAGTGTGAATATAGCAGAGGTATTTCAGGGTGAGCCGCTTGATTTCGTGTTATTTTTCTCGTCAATGAATTCGTTTGTCAAAGCCGCTGGACAAAGCAATTATGTAGCAGGCTGTACATTTAAGGATGCTTTTGCCAGTCAATTAGCTCTGGAATGGCCATGTGCCGTAAAGGTGATGAACTGGGGATATTGGGGAACGGTAGGTACGGTAGCATCCGAGGAGTATCAAAGACGGATGAAAAGCAGAGGGGTTGGTTCGATTGAGCCTGCAGAAGCAATGAAAGCATTAGAGGCCCTTTTGGTCGGACCGATGAACCAATTAGCGTTTGCAAAAATGACTACATCTTCTACGTGGATAAACGTTAACAAGGAACATTCTTTTGTTTTGATGTAA